One window of Treponema denticola genomic DNA carries:
- a CDS encoding DsrE family protein, which yields MHYKVLFRIEKFNLIDKLKHKITNYKRYCEETGDTAEIEVVFAGDVVKYFENFENDFTDSGLDIALCHNALTGQNMPDINYKNIRTVRAGIGEIISRKAEGFIEYTIE from the coding sequence ATGCATTATAAGGTTTTGTTTAGGATTGAAAAGTTTAACTTAATAGACAAGTTAAAACACAAGATAACTAATTATAAAAGATATTGTGAAGAAACGGGCGATACTGCCGAAATTGAAGTTGTTTTTGCAGGGGATGTTGTAAAATACTTTGAAAATTTTGAAAACGATTTTACGGATTCGGGGCTCGACATAGCCCTATGCCACAATGCTCTTACAGGACAAAACATGCCCGATATAAACTATAAAAATATTAGAACCGTCAGGGCCGGAATAGGCGAAATTATAAGCCGAAAAGCCGAAGGTTTTATCGAATATACGATAGAATAA
- a CDS encoding ABC transporter permease has product MWYTLTSIFPYVIAYTIPLLVTSLGGLYSERSGVVNLGLEGLMLVGSFAAAITIHLLEGLIPSGLLVPVGLLAAVIMGILYSLLHAFASITLKADQIISGTAINMLAAALTVYTARAILGSGNVRVNSIIRKDIPGLANIPVLGPLFFSQSYWSTWLVLAILVFSWFLLYKTSFGLRLRACGEHPSAVASAGVNVHKMRYFAVCASGALAGLGGAVILVTYSGEFNGSVDGLGFLALAALIFGQWKPLGILGATFFFGFARTVANVSQVIPSLSLIPPVWLKIFPYVVTLIALVLFSKHSAAPKADGEPY; this is encoded by the coding sequence ATGTGGTATACTTTAACTTCAATATTTCCCTATGTTATAGCATATACGATTCCGCTTTTAGTTACTTCTTTGGGCGGTCTTTATAGTGAGAGGAGCGGGGTAGTAAATTTAGGGCTTGAAGGCCTCATGCTTGTAGGCAGCTTTGCCGCAGCTATTACCATCCATCTTTTAGAAGGCTTGATACCCTCAGGCCTTCTTGTCCCCGTAGGCCTTTTAGCTGCCGTAATTATGGGAATCTTATATTCTCTTTTACATGCCTTTGCTTCAATTACATTAAAGGCTGATCAGATTATAAGCGGTACTGCCATAAATATGTTGGCTGCAGCCTTAACGGTTTATACCGCTAGGGCCATCTTAGGTTCGGGAAATGTCCGTGTAAACAGCATAATCAGAAAAGACATTCCCGGCTTGGCGAATATTCCCGTTTTGGGGCCATTATTCTTTTCTCAAAGCTATTGGAGTACATGGCTTGTTTTGGCTATTTTGGTTTTTTCTTGGTTTTTACTTTATAAGACCTCTTTCGGTCTGAGGCTCCGAGCCTGCGGGGAGCATCCTTCGGCCGTAGCCAGTGCGGGCGTAAATGTGCATAAGATGCGTTACTTTGCCGTATGTGCGAGCGGTGCCTTGGCCGGTTTAGGCGGAGCCGTTATTCTTGTAACCTATTCCGGCGAATTTAACGGCAGTGTTGACGGCCTTGGCTTTTTAGCCCTTGCAGCTCTAATCTTCGGTCAGTGGAAGCCTTTAGGCATATTGGGTGCAACCTTCTTTTTCGGTTTTGCCCGTACGGTTGCAAATGTTTCTCAGGTTATCCCTTCCTTGAGCCTTATTCCTCCGGTTTGGCTTAAAATTTTCCCTTATGTGGTAACATTGATAGCCCTTGTTCTTTTTAGTAAACATTCGGCGGCTCCCAAGGCTGACGGGGAACCTTATTAA